The following proteins are co-located in the Citrobacter freundii ATCC 8090 = MTCC 1658 = NBRC 12681 genome:
- a CDS encoding spore coat protein U domain-containing protein, with protein MRLRHLLLIAAVLFCPAISHAVTCSVSNVQPINLGSVNPLSATGATSSMTFSYTCTKELGDALAGINLCFNIGASAVSGQVTPRNMSLSGTPASTLAYQLYQDSGRTKVWGSQYQSGTTFPMVQLNLLNLTPVTGSLTVSAQIVTPQTAAVPGNYQDNYTTATALVTLNPGLLFPPTTCGDTVAARLPFTVSATVSKQCNITSATDISFAPARATGRNLTASNTVGVACSNNTPYTIGLQPSNGNTAGSGVMAGTGSNTDKVPYQLSSTPGPSGTVWGNTSLNTVAGNGTGTTTTYPVYATVPSANYTPDNYADTVTIAVTY; from the coding sequence ATGAGGTTAAGACATCTGCTACTCATCGCTGCCGTACTTTTTTGTCCGGCTATTAGCCATGCGGTTACCTGTTCAGTGAGCAATGTTCAACCCATAAATTTAGGTTCGGTCAATCCACTGTCTGCAACAGGCGCAACGTCATCAATGACGTTCAGTTACACCTGCACCAAAGAGCTTGGTGACGCGCTGGCAGGGATCAATCTCTGTTTTAATATTGGCGCCTCGGCCGTCAGCGGCCAGGTGACACCGCGAAATATGTCATTAAGCGGAACGCCTGCCAGTACACTGGCATACCAGCTTTACCAGGATAGCGGGCGCACCAAAGTTTGGGGCAGCCAGTATCAGTCGGGAACCACTTTTCCCATGGTACAGCTTAACCTGCTGAATCTGACGCCAGTGACGGGTTCACTCACGGTATCGGCGCAGATCGTCACACCACAAACCGCAGCCGTCCCCGGAAATTATCAGGATAACTATACGACGGCAACAGCCCTTGTCACTCTCAATCCCGGATTGCTTTTCCCGCCAACAACCTGTGGCGATACGGTTGCCGCCAGGCTGCCTTTCACCGTATCGGCGACCGTAAGCAAACAGTGCAATATCACCTCTGCAACCGATATTAGCTTTGCGCCAGCCAGGGCGACCGGGCGTAACCTTACGGCTTCAAATACCGTGGGCGTAGCATGTTCCAATAACACGCCTTACACCATCGGGCTTCAGCCCTCCAACGGTAATACGGCAGGCAGCGGCGTGATGGCGGGCACGGGGTCAAATACGGATAAAGTCCCCTACCAGCTTAGTTCGACGCCAGGTCCTTCCGGTACGGTCTGGGGCAATACATCACTCAATACCGTCGCGGGCAACGGTACGGGAACAACAACTACCTACCCGGTTTACGCCACCGTCCCCAGCGCGAACTACACGCCAGACAACTATGCCGATACCGTTACCATCGCCGTAACCTACTGA
- a CDS encoding Glu/Leu/Phe/Val family dehydrogenase, whose amino-acid sequence MDKLSYASDSSTSAWNTYLQQIERVAPYLGELSHWVDTLRHPKRALIVDIPVQMDDGTIRHFEGYRVQHNLSRGPGKGGVRYHPDVDLNEVMALSAWMTIKCAALNLPYGGAKGGVRVDPFSLSEGELERLTRRYTSEIGIIIGPQKDIPAPDVGTNGKVMAWMMDTYSMNHGTTVTSVVTGKPIHLGGSLGRDKATGRGVFVSGLEVARRANIEVEGARVAVQGFGNVGSEAARLFAAAGARVVAIQDHTATLFNSTGIDMTALSAWQLEHKQIAGFPGAETIASEAFWSLDMDILIPAALEGQITRHRAETLTCKLVLEGANGPTYPDADDVLASRGIVVVPDVVCNAGGVTVSYFEWVQDMASFFWSEEEINNRMDKIMTDAMVHVWEKAAEKSCSLRTAAYIVACERILLARKDRGIYPG is encoded by the coding sequence ATGGATAAGTTATCTTACGCTTCAGATAGCAGCACATCTGCCTGGAATACCTACCTGCAACAAATCGAGCGTGTGGCCCCTTACCTGGGCGAACTTTCCCATTGGGTGGATACCCTGCGCCACCCAAAACGCGCGCTGATTGTCGATATCCCGGTGCAGATGGATGACGGCACTATCCGTCATTTTGAAGGGTATCGCGTGCAACATAACCTCTCCCGCGGGCCGGGCAAAGGCGGTGTGCGTTATCATCCTGATGTTGATCTTAATGAAGTGATGGCCCTGTCCGCATGGATGACCATCAAATGCGCAGCGTTGAACCTGCCGTACGGCGGTGCCAAAGGTGGAGTGCGCGTCGATCCGTTCTCGCTGTCTGAAGGCGAACTGGAGCGTTTAACTCGTCGTTATACCAGCGAAATCGGCATTATCATTGGGCCGCAGAAAGACATTCCTGCGCCGGATGTAGGTACTAACGGCAAAGTCATGGCCTGGATGATGGATACCTACTCCATGAACCACGGCACCACCGTGACCAGTGTGGTCACCGGTAAACCTATTCACCTTGGCGGTTCATTAGGTCGTGATAAAGCCACCGGTCGCGGCGTTTTCGTCAGCGGTCTGGAAGTCGCGCGCCGTGCCAACATCGAAGTTGAAGGTGCTCGCGTTGCAGTGCAAGGTTTTGGTAATGTCGGCAGCGAAGCCGCCCGACTGTTCGCGGCAGCTGGTGCACGCGTAGTCGCGATTCAGGATCACACCGCTACGCTGTTTAACTCCACAGGTATCGACATGACCGCGTTGTCTGCCTGGCAGTTAGAGCACAAACAGATTGCCGGTTTCCCGGGCGCTGAAACCATCGCCAGCGAGGCCTTCTGGAGCCTGGATATGGATATTCTTATTCCTGCCGCGCTTGAGGGTCAGATCACCCGTCACCGTGCGGAAACCTTGACCTGTAAACTGGTACTTGAAGGCGCTAACGGCCCAACCTATCCGGATGCCGATGATGTGCTGGCAAGCCGTGGTATCGTGGTTGTGCCTGACGTGGTCTGTAACGCCGGCGGCGTAACCGTCAGCTACTTCGAATGGGTTCAGGATATGGCAAGCTTCTTCTGGAGTGAAGAAGAGATCAACAATCGCATGGACAAAATCATGACTGATGCGATGGTGCATGTTTGGGAAAAAGCAGCTGAGAAATCCTGCTCCCTGCGTACCGCAGCCTACATCGTTGCCTGCGAACGCATTCTGCTGGCACGAAAAGATCGCGGAATTTATCCGGGCTAA
- the dhaK gene encoding dihydroxyacetone kinase subunit DhaK: MKKLINRVEDVLNEQLAGLAKAYPSLALHQDPVYVTRADAPVMGKVALLSGGGSGHEPMHCGYIGQGMLSGACPGEIFTSPTPDKMFECAMQIDGGEGVLLIIKNYTGDILNFETATELLHESGVKVTTMVVDDDVAVKDSLYTAGRRGVANTVLIEKLVGAAAERGDSLEACAALGRKLNNQGHSIGIAIGACTVPAAGQPSFTLQDNEMEFGVGIHGEPGIDRRTFTSLDQTVDEMFDTLLENGNYSRTLRHWDNVQGAWHEGKESKRALQSGDRVIALVNNLGATPLSELFGVYNRLESRCQDAGIVIERNLIGSYCTSLDMTGFSITLLQVDDETLNLWDAPVHTPALNWGK, translated from the coding sequence ATGAAAAAATTGATCAACCGTGTTGAAGACGTACTGAATGAACAACTCGCCGGACTGGCGAAAGCGTATCCTTCCCTGGCACTGCATCAGGACCCAGTGTATGTCACCCGCGCAGATGCACCGGTGATGGGCAAAGTGGCGCTGCTTTCCGGCGGCGGCAGCGGGCACGAGCCTATGCATTGCGGCTACATTGGTCAGGGCATGCTCTCCGGCGCCTGCCCGGGTGAGATTTTTACCTCCCCCACGCCGGATAAAATGTTCGAATGCGCCATGCAAATTGATGGCGGGGAAGGCGTGCTGCTGATAATCAAAAATTACACCGGCGACATTCTTAATTTCGAAACCGCTACCGAGCTGCTGCACGAAAGCGGCGTCAAGGTCACCACCATGGTGGTGGATGACGATGTGGCGGTGAAAGACAGTTTGTATACCGCCGGACGTCGTGGTGTGGCTAATACCGTATTGATCGAAAAACTGGTCGGCGCGGCCGCCGAACGCGGTGACTCGCTGGAAGCCTGTGCTGCGCTGGGTCGTAAGCTGAATAACCAGGGCCACTCCATTGGCATAGCCATTGGCGCCTGTACCGTTCCGGCAGCCGGACAACCGTCGTTCACGTTACAGGATAACGAGATGGAGTTTGGCGTAGGTATCCACGGGGAACCGGGCATTGACCGCCGCACCTTCACCTCTCTCGATCAGACCGTTGATGAAATGTTCGATACCCTGCTGGAAAACGGTAACTACAGCCGTACGCTCCGCCACTGGGACAACGTCCAGGGCGCGTGGCATGAAGGTAAAGAAAGCAAGCGTGCGTTACAAAGTGGCGATCGGGTTATTGCGCTGGTCAATAATCTCGGTGCGACGCCGTTGTCTGAACTCTTCGGCGTGTATAACCGCCTCGAAAGCCGTTGCCAGGATGCAGGCATCGTCATTGAGCGCAACCTGATCGGTTCTTACTGTACCTCTCTGGATATGACCGGCTTCTCCATCACCCTGTTACAGGTGGATGACGAAACGCTGAACTTATGGGATGCACCGGTTCACACCCCTGCTCTCAACTGGGGTAAATAA
- the dhaL gene encoding dihydroxyacetone kinase subunit DhaL, protein MSLNRTQIVNWLYRCGEIFTTESDFLTGLDREIGDADHGLNMHRGFSKVVEKLPSIADKDIGFILKNTGMVLLSSVGGASGPLFGTFFIRAAQVTQAHQSLTLEELYQMIRDGAEGVISRGKAEPGDKTMCDVWLPVVESLRQSCEQKLSVQAALEAASQQAEVAAQSTITMQARKGRASYLGERSIGHQDPGATSVMFMMQMLAQASRE, encoded by the coding sequence ATGTCCCTCAACAGAACACAGATTGTTAACTGGCTCTATCGCTGCGGTGAAATATTCACCACTGAAAGTGATTTTCTCACCGGACTTGACCGGGAGATCGGCGATGCCGACCACGGTCTGAACATGCATCGTGGTTTCAGCAAAGTCGTTGAAAAGCTGCCGTCCATCGCAGACAAAGACATCGGCTTTATTTTGAAAAACACCGGTATGGTGCTGCTCTCAAGCGTCGGCGGGGCCAGTGGACCGCTGTTTGGCACGTTTTTTATCCGCGCCGCCCAGGTTACTCAGGCTCATCAAAGCCTGACGCTTGAAGAGCTGTATCAAATGATTCGTGATGGCGCAGAAGGTGTGATTAGCCGCGGTAAGGCTGAACCTGGCGATAAAACCATGTGCGATGTCTGGCTGCCGGTAGTGGAGTCTTTACGCCAGTCATGCGAACAGAAGCTGAGCGTCCAGGCGGCTCTGGAAGCGGCAAGCCAACAAGCGGAAGTCGCAGCGCAAAGCACCATCACCATGCAGGCTCGCAAAGGCCGCGCCAGCTATCTAGGTGAGCGCAGCATTGGGCATCAGGATCCCGGCGCAACGTCGGTCATGTTTATGATGCAAATGCTGGCTCAGGCGTCCAGAGAGTAA
- the dhaM gene encoding dihydroxyacetone kinase phosphoryl donor subunit DhaM: MVNLVIVSHSAQLGEGVGVLARQMLMGDGCKIAIAAGIDDPENPIGTDPIKVMEAIESVADTDHVLVMMDIGSALLSAETALELLDPNIAAKVRLCAAPLVEGTLAATVSAAAGADIDRVIRDAMNALDAKCEQLGLPSPSAAKPASAELSPDADARSVAIVVKNPNGIHVRPASRLVSALSGFNADMWLEKNGKCVVPDSLNQIALLQVRCNDTLRLIAKGEQAEDALAAFKQLAAENFGESLEPAHTDNKATLAPSKVTGTAFCHTPFSPKVNPQSAASLQAEQQRLQTAIQSTLNDLSKLTALAEERYSADVAAIFSGHHTLLDDPELFEMACDVMREKQCSAAWAWHQVLSDLSQQYLQLDDPYLQARYIDIEDLLSRSLQHLTGESAQIPAFLRPTILVADVIYPSTVLQLDPKTIKGICLRDGSEASHPAIIAREMGLCWMCQQGAALDSIKMGDTLTIDCVTQRITRAN, encoded by the coding sequence ATGGTAAACCTGGTTATTGTTTCTCACAGCGCCCAACTGGGCGAAGGCGTCGGCGTGCTGGCCCGGCAGATGTTAATGGGTGATGGTTGCAAAATCGCCATTGCCGCAGGCATTGACGATCCTGAGAATCCGATTGGCACCGATCCGATTAAGGTGATGGAAGCCATCGAGTCCGTGGCCGATACGGACCACGTGCTGGTGATGATGGATATCGGTAGTGCATTACTGAGTGCGGAAACCGCGCTGGAACTGCTCGACCCTAACATTGCCGCCAAAGTGCGTTTGTGCGCAGCACCACTGGTTGAAGGCACACTGGCCGCGACGGTTAGCGCCGCCGCAGGTGCTGATATCGATCGGGTCATCCGTGATGCCATGAACGCCCTCGACGCCAAATGTGAACAACTGGGTTTACCTTCGCCATCCGCAGCGAAACCCGCATCCGCTGAACTGTCTCCCGACGCTGATGCCCGTTCTGTTGCCATTGTGGTGAAAAACCCTAACGGCATCCACGTCCGCCCGGCTTCGCGGCTGGTTTCTGCGTTGTCTGGTTTTAACGCCGACATGTGGCTGGAGAAAAACGGCAAGTGTGTGGTCCCTGATAGCCTGAATCAAATAGCCCTGCTGCAGGTACGCTGTAATGACACGCTACGCCTGATTGCTAAGGGCGAACAGGCAGAGGATGCGCTGGCCGCATTTAAACAGTTGGCGGCAGAGAATTTTGGTGAATCGCTCGAGCCCGCGCATACTGATAACAAGGCAACTCTGGCTCCCTCAAAAGTCACGGGGACGGCATTTTGTCACACGCCGTTCTCGCCAAAGGTAAACCCGCAGTCCGCCGCATCACTGCAGGCTGAGCAGCAGCGATTACAGACCGCCATCCAAAGTACGCTGAACGATCTGAGCAAACTCACCGCTCTTGCTGAAGAACGATATTCCGCAGATGTCGCCGCCATCTTCTCCGGTCACCACACGCTGTTGGACGATCCTGAACTGTTTGAAATGGCCTGCGATGTAATGCGTGAAAAACAATGCAGCGCCGCCTGGGCCTGGCATCAGGTGCTGAGCGATCTCAGCCAGCAGTATTTACAGCTCGATGACCCTTATCTGCAGGCGCGATACATTGATATTGAAGATTTGCTGTCTCGTTCACTGCAACATTTGACGGGAGAGAGCGCACAAATTCCCGCGTTCTTGCGCCCCACTATCCTGGTCGCTGATGTCATTTATCCGTCTACGGTACTGCAACTCGATCCGAAGACCATCAAAGGTATCTGCCTGCGGGACGGCAGCGAAGCCTCTCATCCGGCGATTATCGCTCGTGAAATGGGTCTGTGCTGGATGTGTCAGCAAGGCGCTGCTCTCGATAGCATCAAGATGGGCGATACTCTGACCATTGACTGTGTCACACAGCGGATAACCCGCGCAAACTGA
- a CDS encoding alpha,alpha-trehalase, translated as MITPATRHPGLLSVAIKLTLASTFFALSSFAVNAEDAPAATPQPPDILLGPLFNDVQTAKLFPDQKTFADAVPNSDPLMILADYRMQKNQSGFDLRHFVEVNFTLPKEGEKYVPPAGQSLREHIDGLWPVLTRSTTDAEKWDSLLPLPEPYVVPGGRFREIYYWDSYFTMLGLAESNHWDKVSDMVANFAYEIDSWGHIPNGNRTYYLSRSQPPFFAFMVELLAQHDGNDVLKKYLPQMLKEYSYWMEGVETLQPGQQNKRVVKLDDGTILNRYWDDRDTPRPESWVEDIATAKSNPNRPATEIYRDLRSAAASGWDFSSRWMDNPNQLGTLRTTSIVPVDLNALMYKMEKMIALASKAAGDDAKAAQYDGFANARQKGIEKYLWNDKEGWYADYDLKSHKVRNQLTAAALFPLYVNAAAKDRASKVATATQAHLLQPGGLATTSVKSGQQWDAPNGWAPLQWVAASGLQNYGQDNVAMDVTWRFLTNVQHTYDREKKLVEKYDVSTTGTGGGGGEYPLQDGFGWTNGVTLKMLDLICAKEKPCDSVPASRPTPTSTPPAEPKKQTQPTP; from the coding sequence ATGATAACGCCTGCAACTCGCCATCCAGGCCTGCTTTCTGTTGCAATAAAACTGACTCTCGCCAGTACCTTTTTTGCCCTTTCCTCTTTTGCCGTCAATGCAGAAGACGCGCCAGCCGCTACACCGCAGCCGCCAGATATCCTGCTTGGACCTCTGTTTAACGATGTACAAACGGCTAAACTGTTTCCAGACCAGAAAACCTTTGCTGACGCAGTTCCTAACAGCGATCCTCTCATGATCCTTGCCGATTACCGGATGCAGAAAAATCAGTCCGGATTCGACTTACGCCATTTTGTGGAGGTGAATTTCACCTTACCGAAAGAAGGCGAGAAATACGTTCCCCCGGCCGGGCAATCATTACGCGAACATATTGACGGACTGTGGCCGGTCCTCACCCGCTCGACAACTGACGCTGAAAAATGGGACTCGCTACTGCCACTTCCAGAGCCGTATGTGGTGCCTGGCGGGCGTTTTCGCGAAATATATTATTGGGACAGCTATTTCACCATGCTGGGGCTTGCCGAAAGCAATCACTGGGATAAGGTCTCGGATATGGTGGCAAACTTCGCTTACGAGATTGATTCCTGGGGACACATTCCTAACGGCAACCGCACCTACTACCTGAGCCGTTCGCAACCGCCGTTCTTTGCCTTTATGGTTGAACTGCTGGCGCAGCATGACGGGAATGACGTGCTGAAAAAATACCTCCCGCAGATGCTCAAAGAGTACAGTTACTGGATGGAAGGCGTCGAAACACTCCAGCCCGGTCAGCAAAATAAGCGCGTGGTTAAACTGGATGACGGTACCATTTTGAACCGCTACTGGGATGACCGCGATACGCCGAGGCCAGAGTCCTGGGTCGAGGATATCGCCACCGCTAAAAGCAACCCCAATCGCCCTGCCACAGAAATCTACCGCGACCTGCGTTCAGCGGCTGCGTCCGGCTGGGATTTTAGCTCCCGCTGGATGGACAATCCTAATCAGCTGGGTACTCTGCGCACCACCAGCATCGTTCCAGTCGATCTCAATGCGTTGATGTACAAAATGGAAAAAATGATCGCCCTCGCCAGCAAGGCTGCCGGTGATGATGCCAAAGCGGCGCAGTACGATGGCTTCGCTAATGCCCGACAAAAAGGGATCGAAAAGTATCTGTGGAACGACAAAGAAGGCTGGTATGCCGACTACGATCTGAAAAGCCATAAAGTACGCAATCAGCTCACGGCCGCCGCCCTGTTCCCGCTGTATGTCAATGCGGCGGCAAAAGATCGCGCCAGTAAAGTCGCCACAGCCACCCAGGCACATCTGCTGCAACCGGGCGGCCTTGCTACCACGTCGGTGAAAAGCGGCCAGCAGTGGGATGCCCCCAACGGCTGGGCCCCGCTCCAGTGGGTCGCAGCATCCGGGTTACAGAATTACGGTCAGGATAACGTTGCGATGGATGTGACCTGGCGATTCCTTACCAATGTGCAGCACACCTACGATCGAGAGAAAAAGCTGGTTGAAAAATATGACGTGAGCACCACCGGCACCGGCGGTGGTGGCGGGGAATATCCATTGCAGGATGGTTTTGGCTGGACCAACGGCGTCACGCTAAAAATGCTTGACCTGATCTGCGCCAAAGAGAAGCCCTGTGACAGCGTACCCGCATCGCGGCCAACACCGACAAGTACACCACCAGCCGAGCCTAAAAAACAGACTCAACCGACGCCATAA
- a CDS encoding ABC transporter substrate-binding protein, with amino-acid sequence MALTRRMFAQLVASALLLRHLPALAQTPLTVAVGGSPGPNITQRVVSAGAPADMLLLAVAPEKLVGLSSFDLSRQTAIPFHDDIRALPKLGRLAGRASTLSLEALLALKPDLVVDCGNADETWLSQARQVSAQTHIPWLLINGELRHTPEQLRAAGEALGVVSRTAMQAALARRFIDNAIAFSHTAAANLRFYAARGARGLETGLQGSLHTEAAELLGLQNVAHIPGRQGLTQVSMENLLSWQPDIILVQDAMTAQHLREDPIWQGVKAVADRRILFLSGLPFGWLDAPPGINRLLGLRRLHAWLEPQVNKSFKADMQRYSELFWHTTLSDAQYQRLVAV; translated from the coding sequence ATGGCACTGACAAGACGGATGTTTGCCCAACTCGTGGCATCTGCACTGCTGCTACGCCATCTTCCCGCATTGGCGCAAACGCCGCTAACCGTTGCCGTTGGAGGCTCGCCAGGGCCGAATATAACCCAACGCGTGGTCAGCGCGGGGGCGCCCGCTGACATGCTGCTGCTGGCCGTCGCGCCGGAAAAACTGGTAGGGCTTTCCTCCTTTGATTTATCTCGCCAGACCGCCATCCCGTTCCACGATGATATTCGGGCATTGCCGAAACTGGGCAGGCTGGCAGGACGCGCCAGTACCCTATCACTTGAAGCGTTACTGGCGCTTAAACCCGACCTGGTTGTTGACTGCGGCAATGCCGATGAAACCTGGCTTTCTCAGGCCAGACAAGTGAGCGCACAAACTCACATTCCCTGGCTGCTGATTAACGGCGAACTGCGCCATACCCCAGAACAGTTGCGCGCAGCCGGTGAAGCATTGGGCGTCGTCTCGCGTACCGCAATGCAGGCCGCGCTGGCCCGTCGATTTATCGATAATGCAATAGCTTTCTCGCATACAGCTGCAGCGAATCTGCGTTTTTATGCCGCGCGCGGTGCCAGAGGACTGGAGACAGGTTTACAAGGTTCTTTGCATACCGAAGCGGCAGAACTGCTGGGGCTACAGAATGTGGCGCACATCCCCGGAAGACAGGGGCTCACACAGGTTTCAATGGAAAATCTGCTCAGCTGGCAGCCCGATATTATTTTGGTGCAGGATGCGATGACAGCGCAGCACCTACGAGAAGATCCGATCTGGCAAGGGGTCAAAGCGGTTGCTGACCGGCGCATTCTGTTTCTCAGCGGTCTGCCGTTTGGCTGGTTGGATGCACCTCCTGGCATCAACCGTTTACTGGGGTTACGCCGCCTGCACGCCTGGCTTGAACCGCAGGTTAACAAGAGCTTTAAAGCCGATATGCAGCGCTACAGCGAACTGTTCTGGCATACCACGCTAAGCGATGCACAGTATCAACGTCTGGTGGCAGTCTGA
- a CDS encoding FecCD family ABC transporter permease, with protein sequence MIAAVVLCASVAAVSGAYRLDAQQVVNLITGTDDVPMQDKIVFWQIRLPRILAALLLGAALAGAGTTYQGMFRNPLVSPDILGVAAGAGLGACTAILFGLPILFIQLYAFTGGLFVVAGVWLITRRVKRHDPVLTLVLVGIALGTVCGAGISLIKTLADPYTQLPSITFWLLGGLSTITLHDLWFSAPLIFTGLVPLLLLRWRMNLLTLSDDEARSLGINVARLRLGLIVCATLITACTVAIAGIIGWIGLVVPHIGRLLSGNNHQQLLPVSMGVGAILLLLTDTLARTLSSTEIPLGILTAFIGAPFFLLLLLRGNRP encoded by the coding sequence ATGATTGCTGCGGTGGTGCTTTGCGCGAGCGTCGCTGCGGTATCGGGCGCGTACCGCCTGGATGCGCAACAGGTTGTGAATCTTATTACAGGTACTGATGACGTCCCGATGCAGGACAAAATCGTCTTCTGGCAAATCCGCCTGCCGCGCATTCTGGCTGCATTGCTGCTCGGCGCGGCGCTGGCAGGCGCAGGAACCACCTATCAGGGCATGTTCCGCAACCCGCTAGTCTCGCCGGATATCCTCGGCGTGGCGGCGGGTGCCGGTTTAGGTGCCTGTACGGCAATCCTGTTTGGATTACCGATCCTGTTCATTCAGCTGTATGCGTTCACCGGCGGTTTATTCGTGGTCGCCGGTGTCTGGTTGATTACCCGGCGAGTCAAGCGCCACGACCCGGTGTTAACGCTGGTTCTGGTCGGGATTGCGCTGGGTACGGTATGTGGCGCGGGGATTTCACTCATCAAAACGCTGGCCGACCCGTATACCCAACTCCCGTCTATCACCTTCTGGCTGCTGGGCGGTTTATCAACGATTACGCTGCACGATCTGTGGTTCTCAGCACCGCTGATCTTCACGGGACTGGTCCCGCTATTGCTGCTGCGCTGGCGCATGAACCTGCTCACCCTGTCGGATGATGAAGCACGATCGCTTGGCATCAACGTCGCCCGACTGCGTCTGGGACTGATCGTCTGCGCAACGTTAATCACCGCCTGTACCGTCGCCATCGCGGGCATCATCGGCTGGATTGGGCTGGTTGTGCCGCATATCGGCCGACTCCTCAGTGGCAATAACCACCAGCAGTTGCTGCCGGTTTCCATGGGAGTCGGCGCCATTTTGCTGCTGCTCACCGATACCCTCGCCCGTACGCTGAGCAGCACGGAAATTCCGCTGGGGATCCTGACTGCATTTATTGGCGCACCGTTCTTTTTGCTGCTTTTGCTACGGGGAAATCGCCCATGA